From a region of the Gossypium raimondii isolate GPD5lz chromosome 10, ASM2569854v1, whole genome shotgun sequence genome:
- the LOC105776383 gene encoding 40S ribosomal protein S15a-1, protein MVRVSVLNDALKSMYNAEKRGKRQVMIRPSSKVIIKFLLVMQKHGYIGEFEYVDDHRSGKIVVELNGRLNKCGVISPRFDVGVKEIEGWTARLLPSRQFGYIVLTTSAGIMDHEEARRKNVGGKVLGFFY, encoded by the exons ATGGTGAGGGTCAGCGTTTTGAACGATGCACTGAAGAGCATGTACAATGCAGAAAAGAGGGGCAAACGGCAGGTCATGATCAGGCCATCCTCTAAAGTGATCATCAAGTTCCTTTTGGTCATGCAGAAGCACG GTTACATTGGAGAGTTTGAGTACGTTGATGATCACAGATCTGGTAAAATTGTAGTTGAACTGAACGGAAGGCTGAACAAGTGCGGGGTGATCAGTCCTCGCTTCGACGTAGGAGTGAAGGAGATCGAGGGTTGGACTGCCAGGCTGCTTCCATCAAGACAG TTTGGGTACATAGTGCTGACAACATCAGCTGGAATAATGGACCATGAAGAAGCCAGAAGAAAGAATGTAGGTGGGAAAGTACTTGGGTTCTTCTATTGA
- the LOC105776382 gene encoding uncharacterized protein LOC105776382, giving the protein MPSVGMKRTTRVCRMKSSEARVLRSGRQLRPDSGEVKPKRRSNDGVEFNNSVKKNPKSEVNKSSVAELNGKPKRLGHEEIPKKRAKKMKAEALNNGTAVDKMFGIVYTRKKKRNGVQKCLLSENSESKTTIKSTALEIDKVSCKIVSSPCFKASKSVRSSIQKRRSSLRRMRARNTFSNGALMSDLITSRRNGIPFSSVVSKNKLRSSTRNGSASSLSDMSSSVSDLVPKVEPDSSQCSANVLIIEPDRCYREEGAVASLELSPSKEWLVVIKTKRSNKYSLKADKFMRPSSVNRFTRAVIWPGDDNWKLEFPNRQDWVVFKDLYKECCERNVPASVCRVIPVPGVREVSGYAGKPSVQFRRPDSYISIDGDEVSRALAKRIANYDMDLEDEEWLKKFNYEFFRGNGHLQHLSEDCFELMIDAFEKAYFCSPDDHSNDISAAAAHLCVDLGIKGVVEAVHAYWLKKKEQRRSPLLRVFQGHQVKKAPVVPQPLLRKRRSFKRQASHGRGKLPSLLQAMAAQHDAVEEEIVMVRVEEARGAATRAVESAILKREQAQMLLQNADMATYKAVMALRIAEAASIGESSEGAVGELFVDEVPVIS; this is encoded by the exons ATGCCTTCGGTGGGGATGAAACGGACCACAAGGGTTTGCAGGATGAAGAGCTCGGAAGCCCGGGTTCTTCGTTCCGGGCGGCAACTCCGGCCTGATTCCGGCGAAGTGAAGCCCAAGAGGCGCAGTAACGATGGCGTTGAATTCAACAACTCGGTGAAAAAAAACCCAAAGAGTGAAGTAAATAAATCCTCTGTCGCCGAGCTAAATGGGAAGCCTAAAAGATTAGGCCACGAAGAGATTCCAAAGAAACGGGCCAAGAAAATGAAAGCTGAAGCTCTAAACAATGGCACCGCTGTAGATAAGATGTTTGGGATTGTTTATActagaaaaaagaagagaaatgggGTCCAAAAGTGCCTTCTTTCTGAAAATTCAGAGTCAAAGACTACAATCAAGTCCACTGCACTTGAAATCGATAAAGTCAGCTGCAAAATTGTTTCGAGTCCATGTTTTAAAGCTTCGAAGTCAGTTCGAAGCAGTATTCAGAAGAGGAGGAGTTCGCTTAGGAGAATGAGGGCTAGAAACACTTTCTCTAATGGAGCTCTCATGTCTGATTTGATTACTAGTAGGAGAAATGGGATTCCTTTTTCCTCAGTAGTTTCGAAAAACAAGCTTAGGAGTTCAACCCGCAACGGTTCAGCGTCGAGCTTAAGCGACATGAGCTCTTCGGTATCAGATTTAGTGCCCAAGGTAGAACCGGATTCATCGCAATGCTCTGCCAATGTATTGATCATCGAACCAGATAGATGTTACAGGGAAGAAGGAGCAGTTGCGTCTTTAGAGCTCTCTCCATCAAAAGAATGGCTTgttgtaattaaaacaaaaaggtCAAACAAGTATTCTCTCAAGGCAGATAAATTTATGAGGCCAAGCTCAGTCAACCGTTTCACTCGTGCTGTAATTTGGCCTGGGGATGATAACTGGAAGCTCGAGTTCCCGAACCGTCAAGACTGGGTTGTTTTCAAGGATCTTTACAAGGAATGTTGTGAGCGCAATGTGCCTGCTTCAGTTTGTAGGGTGATCCCTGTGCCTGGTGTTCGTGAAGTTTCAGGGTATGCAGGTAAACCCAGTGTGCAGTTTCGAAGACCGGATTCATATATCTCTATTGATGGTGACGAGGTATCAAGAGCCTTGGCAAAGAGGATTGCAAACTATGACATGGATTTAGAAGATGAGGAGTGGTTAAAGAAGTTCAATTATGAGTTTTTTCGTGGAAATGGGCATCTCCAGCATCTATCGGAGGATTGTTTCGAGTTGATGATTGATGCTTTTGAGAAGGCCTATTTTTGTAGTCCAGATGATCACTCAAATGATATATCTGCTGCTGCTGCTCATTTGTGTGTTGATCTGGGTATTAAAGGAGTGGTGGAAGCTGTTCATGCTTACTGGTTGAAAAAAAAGGAGCAAAGACGGTCACCATTGCTTAGAGTCTTCCAG GGTCATCAGGTCAAGAAGGCTCCCGTAGTTCCACAGCCTCTTCTACGTAAAAGGAGGTCATTTAAGCGTCAAGCTAGCCATGGGAGAGGCAAGCTACCGAGTTTGTTGCAGG CCATGGCAGCCCAACATGATGCAGTGGAAGAAGAGATTGTGATGGTTAGAGTCGAAGAAGCTAGAGGTGCAGCAACCAGAGCGGTTGAATCGGCCATCCTGAAACGCGAACAGGCACAGATGCTACTTCAAAATGCGGATATGGCTACATACAAAGCCGTGATGGCACTTAGAATTGCTGAAGCCGCTAGCATTGGTGAATCCTCAGAAGGTGCAGTTGGTGAACTTTTTGTGGATGAGGTGCCGGTAATCAGCTAA